ACAACCACCTAACCAATAacgacaaaaaaaaaaaacttcagtTCCACTGGACAGGGCAACTGGAGTTCGAGTCATTTTCTTCTATGTATTTCTCTTCTACGACTATGCACCTCATGATGACACTGTaatctttcctctctttctttggACATGAGTTATAAGTTATTTCTATTATTTCTCACTTGTTACTGCTTTATTTGTATTTGAGTTAGACAACTAGCATATTTTTGATACCATATGAAGTTGATTCTCCCAAGTCGATTAAAATGTGTGgtagaacaacaacaacatcCTCTTCACTGATTGTTTTGTGTTATAGGCGGGTTTTGGCAGGAAGGAATGGTTTGTGTTCTACTTATCTACTGATCCTTGATTTAACAATGAATACCTCTTCACTGATTGCTTTCTGTGTTTCGGTAATATTATTGTACTTCATTGTACCGGCACCGAAGCTTCCTCTGACTGTGATTGCTAGTAAGACTGAATTGGTTATTATTAATATAAGTGTGTCACCTATGGTTATATGCTTATAGCGTTGAAGTTTGAAATGTTTTTTCTGAATATTATGGGACCCAAGTAGAAACCTATTTGGACGAATCAATAATAAGTAAATTGATAGCCTACTTTTGCCGCGCCATGTGTTTCATGCTTTGATTCAGTTTCCCCATCATATTTCATAGTCGTTTTTGATCTCATATTATATTTGTGAACATCTTGAAATTTTGTCATAGCAAGTTGCTTCATTTGATCTTTGTTTTTTCTGGGTGAATTGGATTGACCATTGTCATTATTTATTGAATCAATTCGATCAACGGTACTTCCGTAGCGTCTTTGATTTGTTCTGTTATCCCTGAGTCTAGCTTCAAATTTCTGCAAATTGGCGTAGTGTTGGTAATCAATCTTGTGTGAACTGGATATGTATCAACTGCCAATCAATCATGAGCATGGAGAATCAGAACATTGCAGAGTTGTTGGTTGGTTTTTTCTGAATTGCTTGTTCTTTTCTCAATTTTTATATGGATTGCAGAGTTGTTGCCGTCCAGCGACTTGAGCCAATTTCCATGCAGTGTCAGTAACAACCATGAGCATGGAGAATCAGAACATACATATAACATGACTATaatctatatgcaaaagaaaagaagGCGATAGAAACAAAATGCAGAGTAAAAGGAACATCCTCAAAGCCACCATGCAAATCGCAAAGACACTCTAGTCAGCTCACAGCTTCACACGCGCAACACAACTCACGCCCTGCGCGCCGGTGGGCGTCCCTGACGCATTGAAAATGCCGCCAACCGCCACGCTGATGGAGCAGTTCATCCTCATCTCGAGATCCTTCTTGTAGATCCCCAGCGCCTTCACGGTGCCATTCATCTCCGTGTAGGTTGTCAGGTTGTACACCTCGCCGAGCACCAGGCCCGTGATGTTGAACATCCGCGCCATCCGGTCGCCGAGGATGTCCAGCGTCACGTTCATGCGCGTTGTCCGGTGGGCGCCGACGCGGCCGGCGGGCACGTACACCACGCTGATGGTCCGCCCCAGGTAGCTAACCTCCGTCGCGCTGGGGGAGAACCTCACCGACGCGATGTTGGGGTTCTTGATCGAGACGTCGGCGGTCAAGGTGGCGTTGGTGGCGACCGGGTTGAAGAGCCCCGAGccggcgccggtgctgagggcGGTGAGGGACACGCTGTTCATGGTGATGCGCGGGTCCTTCACCTTGAACGCGGTGAGCGCGAGGACGAGGATGATGAGGCCGACGATGACGACGGTGAGGACGCAGCAGCCGCCGCAGCAGAGGAGGCACCGCCGGCGCTTCCGGAGGTACTGCACGGAGCGCCACCCCTTGGCCGTCTGCGCCGTCTCATccacgtcgctgcccgccgggtaGATGGACGGGGACCAGATGGTCAGTGGCCTCGCCGGCTCGTTCTTGTCCTCAGCCGCCGCTCTGCTGCTTGACGCGGCAGCTGCCATCGAGGGAGAGGGAGAGCTGCCCGGGGTACTTTGTTCGGCTGCTTTGTTCGGCACGGGCGGGATTCTTGGTCTTATAACTGCGGCTACGGCGAGTCAATGTCTGCGCAACGCAGCCGCGTTACGTTTTGTGCCGCGGTCGACACGCTTGACTTTTTTGGCGGCAACTCATCCGGGAAAAAACGTTTCTCGTCGATCCCCGGTATGACCCGACGAGTGATATCGTGGTCTTCAGTCCGTGAGCAAGAACCCAAGCCTGTTTGAAACTTTGAGcttctgttttttttcttttcttgcgAGGGAGTTTGAAACTTTGAATCAGTGCAAAGTTTCTAGATGCTCCAAGTCAAGCAAGTCTCTGTTGATACTTATATCACTAATGGCATTCTCGAATGGAAGATAAACATTGACTATCGAGTATCGGTAAGTCTTTGCACGCATAGAAGACTCCTGCTCGATGGACCAATTCTTCTGCTCATCATTATTCAAAATAATAACTgcatctgctttttcttcgtacgACTATAGTATATGGAGTATTTATTATTTTCTGAGAAATTTCACCATCTTCCCGTTGGAACCTCTTCCGGTTCCTTTTTTTCAGTTGGTCTTTTCGAGTGCCAGTGTACCTTATATGCGTAAAAAATATTAGTAATCTTAAAGTGAAAAATAAGATATTTTAGAAATCAAAGATGATCAAATATTTTCCTCATGATTTGAGGATGTTGGGCAAGGCGGGTCATTTATCATCAGATTTTTGCAGCGGGTATGTTGTTTGCCGATTGGCGTTGTATCGTGGAGTTGTAGCCTCTTGACGTTGTATCATGAGGTTGTAGCCTTCTTAGTGTTGTGTCTGCTAGCTTAGCATTTCTTACAATTGGTGCATCTTCTAGGATGCATTCTCGCAAAAAATGTTTGGCCAAGAAATGATTCCCACTAACTTTATGAGATATGAGGCACATTTTTAATAATAACTTTTGACATTGCTGTGCGGCTAGTTGGCACCGCTTATTAGTACGCCCTCCGCCGCGCTATCCTCACCTCTCTCCACTACTGTCGCACTATCTTCTACTCTCCACCACCGCCGCGCTATCCTCTACTCTCCACCACCGCCACGCTATCCTCTGTAGAACAATGCCGCGGCAGCTGCATACGACATACTCGATGCTTGGTCGTAACGCCATCATCGCCGCAACCAACCACCGTAGCCACAGCCGCTGCAGCCCGACGAGGAGTTCAGCGTCAACTCCGACGACTCCGGCGACTCCCGGTTCGCCGAGTGGGTCGAGGCATACATAGCAGACGCTGAAGCTAAGGtagcggaggaggcggcgcaatGGGCGAGCAGCAGCAGGTCCCCGatgacccggagcaggcggcgatcctagCTTCCTTCAACGCGCAGCTTCGGGAGGCTGAAGGAGGAAGAACGCGAGTTCATCAACGACACCAACTTCGAGCACAATGTCGAGATCTCGCGCCAGCGggcggccacggaggaggcgggacgtcTCCTCATGGCGGCCGAGCTACAAAAACTCCTTGAGCTTAACGCCCAGCGCTAGGCCGAGGCGGCCGCCCGCGAGCAAGTGAGGCTCGCCCGGAATGAGGTGTCTCGCTAGTGGCTTGCGTCTCTAAGGGGGTAGCGCGGCCGACAAGCTCCAGCGTCGCCGACGGCCATGCTCCACCGCAAGGTGTGCGAAGCAAGGGCGGAGAGGCGGGCAATGATGCAGGCGGCAAAGGGgaagaacaacgacgaggcaTGCCCATCGCGCGCCCCAACCAACGGCCAGCAGATtagggtttggtgtagtttgaattTGAAGTTTCATTAAGTATTAAGTTTTATGTAAATTGAAATGAAAATTTATCAGTTGCTTATTCAAACTTATTTTAGGGGTTTCTTTGGTGTTATTGGTGTGTGCAACCGCTCCCCAAATTGGGTTGCAGGTGTCGGCTGCCCCCATAGCGCGGTGCCAGCACACCTGCCTACACTTATTTAGGGGCCgcaggtggagatgctctaatattgGCCGGCAGCACACACGAGGGCTACGTTCGAGGGTCTGTCGATCAAAAAAATTCAAACCTCCATACCGGTACTCCCCCATAGTGGCTCCCGATAGAAAAAAGACCGCCAAATCGACGTGAAAGTAGCGTGGGTTTGGTGCCGGCGACCCGATAGCCTCCCTTGACATATGGGTTGGTTAGGTCTCATCGCTATTCTATTGGGTCCGGGATGACGTAGATTTTGTATGAGGTGGCCGGTGTGAGCATTTTCTCTCACTAGGACCCCCAAATCGCCGCCGGTACGATTTGCGGCTCTTTGGTGGAGATGCTCCAAGCGGAATGTTTCACCACCTTGTATCAGATTGACCCGTTTGTGACTTTATTTATAAAAGCGGGCGAAAGTATATTTTAAGGAGGCAAAATAGGCTTAGTCATTCACTAAGATTATTGAGAGAAATCAAGGGGGTCAGCCAGTGTACAAGGCACTTTCCCTAGCAAAACTGAAACACGGACAGACATCAGGTGGACCGTGGACCGTGGACAGTAATCCATAAAATTCTTGCGACAAATATCTCAGCTCGTCGCCGGCTTGCTCCTCGGCATCGCACTGTGCAACCGTCCACCGCATCGTCTTCGGCGCATCACTAATGGAGGCCAAACCCGATCCTACTGTGGTGCTGTACGCCGCTTTGGGCGTAGGCCACCTAACTCCCATGGTGGAGCTCGCCAAGCTCTTCCTCCGCCGTGGCGTCCCCGTCGTCATCGCCGTACCGACCGCGCCGGCCTCCGCGCCCGCTTTACTCGCCGCCACAGCCTCCGACAGCGCCAGAATCGCCGCCGCCAACCCTTCCATCGCCTTCC
This Lolium perenne isolate Kyuss_39 chromosome 1, Kyuss_2.0, whole genome shotgun sequence DNA region includes the following protein-coding sequences:
- the LOC127326376 gene encoding late embryogenesis abundant protein At1g64065, with protein sequence MAAAASSSRAAAEDKNEPARPLTIWSPSIYPAGSDVDETAQTAKGWRSVQYLRKRRRCLLCCGGCCVLTVVIVGLIILVLALTAFKVKDPRITMNSVSLTALSTGAGSGLFNPVATNATLTADVSIKNPNIASVRFSPSATEVSYLGRTISVVYVPAGRVGAHRTTRMNVTLDILGDRMARMFNITGLVLGEVYNLTTYTEMNGTVKALGIYKKDLEMRMNCSISVAVGGIFNASGTPTGAQGVSCVARVKL